Proteins encoded within one genomic window of Ctenopharyngodon idella isolate HZGC_01 chromosome 6, HZGC01, whole genome shotgun sequence:
- the hyal2a gene encoding hyaluronidase-2, producing the protein MTEVMAYRILLNWRIWMLVPLALDHLTHAEDLKPTRWPLYTQKPLVLVWNAPTEDCRPRHKVNFQLDQFQIVSSPNEGFTKQNLTIFSKDRLGLYPHFEHGIAINGGLPQIASLTHHQEKMPEGIEKYIRDPFARGLAVIDWDEWRPLWIRNWEAKHIYKNQSLRLVTQKNPNWNFSQINRVAQQEFEMSSRKFMLETLRLAKSLRPNQLWGFYLFPDCYNHDYRNSLDHYTGRCPDVEVARNDQLKWLWTESTALFPSIYMGSVLRSTSFGRQFVRNRVKEGMRLASVGEGLARPVFVYSRPTYANELELLTETDLVSTIGESVALGAAGIVLWGDATYASSNASCSSINQFLRGPLGRYLLNVSTAAEECSHFLCSFHGRCLRRHPDTDTYLHLDPQTHTIVGQGSELHVKGEVSVEERRRMIEDFQCQCYSGYQGERCDIEDPLQQRGDGHALKAIWILLSPLLLHLLT; encoded by the exons ATGACTGAAGTAATGGCGTACCGGATCCTACTTAATTGGAGAATCTGGATGTTGGTTCCACTGGCTCTGGATCATCTCACTCATGCTGAAGATCTGAAGCCCACCAGATGGCCTCTTTACACTCAGAAGCCGCTGGTTCTCGTCTGGAACGCCCCGACAGAAGACTGCAGGCCTCGCCACAAAGTCAATTTCCAGCTTGATCAGTTTCAGATCGTGTCGTCTCCTAATGAGGGCTTCACCAAGCAGAACCTCACCATCTTCTCCAAAGACCGTCTGGGCTTGTATCCACACTTTGAGCACGGTATCGCCATCAATGGTGGACTACCGCAGATTGCCAGCCTCACGCATCACCAAGAGAAGATGCCAGAGGGAATTGAGAAGTACATTCGTGACCCGTTCGCACGAGGTCTGGCTGTCATCGACTGGGATGAGTGGCGTCCACTGTGGATACGTAATTGGGAAGCCAAACACATATACAAGAACCAGTCACTTCGCTTAGTGACCCAGAAAAACCCGAACTGGAATTTTAGTCAGATAAACAGAGTGGCCCAGCAGGAGTTTGAGATGTCCAGCCGCAAATTCATGCTAGAGACGTTGCGGCTGGCCAAAAGCTTGCGTCCCAACCAGCTGTGGGGCTTCTACCTCTTTCCTGACTGCTACAACCACGACTATCGCAACAGCTTGGATCACTACACGGGCCGCTGCCCGGATGTTGAGGTGGCCCGGAACGACCAGCTGAAGTGGCTGTGGACTGAAAGCACAGCCCTGTTTCCTTCAATATACATGGGCTCTGTGTTGCGTTCAACATCCTTCGGGCGGCAGTTTGTCCGAAACCGGGTGAAAGAGGGAATGAGATTGGCATCAGTGGGAGAGGGACTTGCACGTCCTGTTTTTGTCTACAGCCGCCCTACTTATGCCAATGAGCTGGAATTGCTGACAGAG acaGATTTGGTGTCCACCATTGGAGAAAGTGTGGCCCTGggcgcagctggtatcgtgcTCTGGGGCGATGCCACATATGCCAGCAGCAAT GCCAGTTGTTCCAGTATAAACCAGTTCTTGCGGGGTCCACTGGGACGATACCTCCTCAACGTCTCCACAGCAGCTGAGGAGTGCAGTCACTTCCTGTGCAGTTTCCACGGCCGGTGTCTGCGCAGACATCCGGACACGGACACGTATCTCCATCTTGACCCACAGACGCACACAATAGTTGGCCAGGGGAGTGAACTGCATGTGAAGGGAGAAGTGAGCGTGGAAGAGCGACGGCGGATGATTGAAGACTTTCAGTGCCAGTGTTATAGCGGGTATCAGGGCGAGAGATGTGACATTGAGGACCCTCTTCAGCAGCGGGGAGACGGACATGCACTAAAAGCAATATGGATCCTTCTCAGTCCGTTGCTGCTTCATTTACTGACATGA
- the tusc2a gene encoding tumor suppressor 2, mitochondrial calcium regulator a: MGGSGSKTKGVWPFTSSGAGGEAPGEVSEQCLARLRGSKNATPFVFTRRSSLYFDEDGDLAHEFYEETVVTKNGKKKAKLKRIQKNLIPQGIVHLDHPRIHVDFPVILCEI; encoded by the exons ATGGGAGGCAGCGGATCCAAAACTAAAGGAGTCTGGCCTTTTACCAGCTCTGGAGCTGGAGGAGAAGCTCCCGGTGAGGTCAGTGAACAGTGTTTAGCGCGTCTCCGAGGCTCCAAGAATGCGACACCATTTGTCTTCACAAGGAGAAG CTCCTTGTATTTTGATGAAGATGGAGATCTAGCTCATGAGTTTTATGAGGAGACTGTGGTGACCAAGAACGGCAAAAAGAAAGCCAAGCTGAAAAGAATTCAGAAAAACCTCATACCTCAG GGAATCGTTCATTTGGATCACCCACGAATCCACGTGGACTTCCCTGTCATCCTGTGTGAAATATAA
- the hmga1b gene encoding high mobility group AT-hook 1b isoform X1, with protein sequence MSDSEKQTVSLKDKDGVEKRGRGRPRKHPQVYKESSGSPTAKRPRGRPKGSKNKGPSKRKSSASGTKPRGKPKKEEKEKPHDSSEDAEEDDEEEQ encoded by the exons ATGAGCGATTCAGAGAAACAAACTGTCTCCCTCAAAGACAAGGATGGAGTGGAGAAAAGGGGACGAGGAAGACCAAGGAAGCATCCACAGGTATATAAA gaatCAAGTGGGTCTCCAACTGCAAAAAGACCAAGAGGACGGCCAAAAGGCAGCAAAAACAAAGGCCCATCCAAGAGA AAATCATCGGCTTCTGGCACCAAACCGAGGGGAAAGCCTAAGAAAGAG GAAAAGGAAAAACCTCATGACTCATCTGAGGATGCTGAAGAGGATGACGAGGAGGAGCAGTAA
- the hmga1b gene encoding high mobility group AT-hook 1b isoform X2, with product MSDSEKQTVSLKDKDGVEKRGRGRPRKHPQESSGSPTAKRPRGRPKGSKNKGPSKRKSSASGTKPRGKPKKEEKEKPHDSSEDAEEDDEEEQ from the exons ATGAGCGATTCAGAGAAACAAACTGTCTCCCTCAAAGACAAGGATGGAGTGGAGAAAAGGGGACGAGGAAGACCAAGGAAGCATCCACAG gaatCAAGTGGGTCTCCAACTGCAAAAAGACCAAGAGGACGGCCAAAAGGCAGCAAAAACAAAGGCCCATCCAAGAGA AAATCATCGGCTTCTGGCACCAAACCGAGGGGAAAGCCTAAGAAAGAG GAAAAGGAAAAACCTCATGACTCATCTGAGGATGCTGAAGAGGATGACGAGGAGGAGCAGTAA